From the Anopheles coustani chromosome X, idAnoCousDA_361_x.2, whole genome shotgun sequence genome, one window contains:
- the LOC131268752 gene encoding hornerin, producing MSCPVGNCLSGSIRPPGLGGAQAEVWVEVTVLFVTVLLPLAAYAKPSTSLDPTDLADVDLLSEDVSRIKRSGLGSGSGSFDLLSGLKKTILSGIGSASASLVAGSSSSSLSSGSGHGSSGGSGGSSYGHSASSSSSSGHSYEKPHEDTHFDGWSLKKSILNTLFQAVKAITGGVTAIKGQLIKGSGYLVSGAGKLIASGGDAVTGVGKKIALSAHLIPPKQASHPFAKLSGLLSSSSSGLSSGSSSSSSSSGHHHGDASGESFTSYEGPTSYGHDSSHSALSGPSGPSYIPPAKGSSHKAPSVNSYGADLDSHQHGYVSSGKYGHLSDAPGHYPTGYSAKGHGNVVEASDVLRQILNQKIPHQTHPKKVIAQYEIPSDSNPPPFKPMKHGYLPPSLYGVPVGPIDSVTHSHSITTSFGAAHEEPSLPSSYDIYRSMSVKHGGSRPHDDSLPSPRSRAPGSVSYELLPPKAGGSSHEIVHEQQLHDLTRHLGNGIEVQKSLAYEIADPSATRLHQKRRSDDPQPQTNSTTTTTTNDRDSRSLANSTTT from the exons ATGTCCTGTCCGGTCGGTAATTGCCTCTCGGGTTCGATTCGTCCTCCAGGCCTTGGTGGCGCGCAGGCGGAGGTGTGGGTGGAG GTTACCGTGCTGTTCGTCACCGTGCTGCTGCCCCTCGCGGCCTACGCCAAACCGTCCACATCGCTCGATCCGACGGATCTGGCCGACGTGGATCTACTCTCGGAGGACGTCTCCCGCATCAAGCGCTCCGGACTCGGTTCCGGCAGTGGCTCGTTCGATCTGCTATCCGGGCTGAAAAAG ACAATCCTGTCCGGGATTGGGTCGGCGTCCGCGTCGCTCGTtgccggcagcagcagctcatCGCTTTCGTCCGGCTCCGGCCACGGCAGCAGCGGAGGCAGCGGCGGTTCCAGCTACGGACACtcggcgtcgtcgtcatcgtcgtcgggcCATTCGTACGAGAAGCCACAT gAGGACACACACTTCGACGGCTGGTCGCTGAAGAAATCGATCCTGAACACGCTATTCCAGGCGGTCAAAGCCATCACCGGCGGCGTGACGGCCATCAAGGGCCAGCTGATCAAGGGTTCCGGCTATCTGGTGAGCGGCGCCGGCAAGCTGATCGCGTCCGGCGGCGACGCCGTGACGGGCGTCGGCAAGAAGATTGCCCTGTCGGCGCACCTCATCCCGCCGAAGCAGGCCTCGCACCCGTTCGCCAAGCTGAGCGGCCTACTgtcgtcctcctcgtccgGTCTCTCCTCCGgctcgtcctcgtcctcgtcctcgtccggCCATCACCACGGCGACGCGTCCGGCGAAA GCTTCACTAGCTACGAAGGGCCGACCAGCTACGGCCACGACTCGTCGCACAGCGCCCTGAGCGGCCCGTCCGGCCCCTCCTACATTCCGCCCGCGAAAGGTTCCTCCCACAAGGCGCCCTCGGTGAACTCGTACGGAGCGGACCTGGACAGCCACCAGCACGGCTACGTTTCCTCCGGCAAGTACGGCCACTTGTCCGACG CTCCCGGCCACTACCCGACCGGCTACTCGGCGAAGGGCCACGGGAACGTGGTGGAGGCGTCGGACGTACTGCGGCAGATCCTGAACCAGAAGATCCCGCACCAGACGCACCCGAAGAAGGTGATCGCCCAGTACGAGATCCCGTCCGACTCGAACCCGCCGCCCTTCAAGCCGATGAAGCACGGGTACCTGCCACCGTCATTGTACGGCGTCCCCGTCGGACCGATCGACTCCGTGACGCACTCGCACTCGATCACGACCTCGTTCGGCGCTGCCCACGAGGAGCCGTCGCTGCCGAGCTCGTACGACATCTACCGCTCGATGTCGGTCAAGCACGGTGGCTCGCGGCCCCACGACGACTCGCTGCCGAGTCCGCGCTCGAGGGCTCCGGGCTCGGTCTCGTACGAACTGCTCCCTCCCAAGGCGGGGGGCTCCTCGCACGAGATCGTGCACGAGCAGCAGCTGCACGATCTCACCCGGCATCTGGGCAACGGGATCGAGGTGCAGAAGTCACTGGCCTATGAGATTGCTGATCCGTCCGCGACGAGACTTCACCAGAAGCGACGCTCGGATGACCCGCAGCCACAGACGAACTCCacgacgaccacgaccacCAACGACAGGGACAGCCGATCACTGGCGAACAGCACGACGACGTAG